GGAGAGAGCGAGGAAAGGCTGAGGGAGATATTCAAGGAGGCCGAGGAGAACGCCCCGGCGATAATCTTCATCGACGAGATTGATGCAATAGCTCCTAAGAGGGAAGAGGTAGTTGGAGAGGTTGAGAAGAGAGTCGTTTCACAGCTGCTCACCCTGATGGACGGTCTGAAGGGGCGCGGGAAGGTCATAGTCATCGCCGCAACCAACAGGCCGGACGCCCTCGACCCCGCGCTGAGGAGGCCCGGACGCTTCGACAGGGAGATAGAGGTCGGCGTTCCGGACAAAGCGGGGAGGAAGGAGATACTCCAGATACACACAAGGGGAATGCCCCTCGAGCCGGACTACGATAAGGAGACCGTCCTGAGGGTTCTGCGGGGGCTCATGAAGAGGAAGACCTTCGATGAGGGCACTCTCAAGAGGGTCATTGAAAGGGTCGAGGATGCGAGGAGTGAGGACGAGGTCAAGGAAGCCCTCAAGAGCGAAAGTGAAGTCTATGCAGAGGTGAGAACACGCCTCATAGACAGGATGCTCGACGAGATAGCCGACAAGACCCACGGCTTCGTCGGTGCTGATTTGGCCGCCCTCGCCAGGGAAGCTGCCATGGTTGTCCTCAGGAGGCTCATAAATGAGGGTAAAGTCAGTCCGGAGCAGGAGAGAATCCCACCGGAGGTTCTCCAGGAGCTCCGTGTGAGGAAGGCTGACTTCTACGAGGCCCTGAAGATGGTCGAGCCTTCCGCGCTCAGGGAAGTCCTGCTGGAGGTTCCCAATGTCCACTGGGACGACGTCGGCGGACTTGAAGAGGTGAAGCAGGAGCTCCGCGAAGCTGTAGAGTGGCCGCTCAAGTACCCGAAGGCATTCCAGAGGCTCGGAATAGAACCGCCCCGGGGAATACTCCTCTACGGCCCGCCCGGAACAGGTAAGACGCTCCTCGCTAAGGCGGTGGCGACGGAGAGTGAGGCCAACTTCATCGGAATCCGCGGGCCGGAGGTTCTCTCCAAGTGGGTCGGTGAGAGCGAGAAGCGCGTGAGGGAAATATTCAGGAAGGCCCGTCAGGCCGCTCCAACAGTGGTCTTCATAGACGAGATAGACGCCATAGCGCCTGCAAGGGGCATGGAGGGCGACCGCGTTACCGACAGGCTCATCAACCAGCTCCTGACGGAGATGGACGGCATCGAGAGGAACAGCGGCGTAGTTGTTATAGCGGCAACCAACAGGCCGGACATTCTCGACCCCGCACTGCTCAGGCCGGGAAGGTTCGACAGGCTGATACTCGTTCCAGCTCCCGATGAGAAGGCCAGGCTGGAGATACTCAAAGTGCACACAAGGCGCGTCCCCCTCGCCGAGGACGTTAACCTCAGGGAGCTTGCCAAGAGAACAGAGGGCTACAGCGGTGCCGACATTGAGGCCCTGGTGAGGGAGGCCGCACTCATAGCGATGCGCAGGATAATGCGGGAGCTTCCAGAGGAGCTCGTCGAGGAAGAGAGCGAGGAGTTCCTTGAGAAGCTCAAGGTGTCCAGGAAGGACTTCGAGGAGGCGCTGAAGAAGGTCCGCCCGAGCATAACGCCCTATATGGTCGAGTACTACAAGAACTTCGAGGAGAACAGGAGGCGCAGTGGGGAGAAAGGGGCGAAGGGCCCCGACTACTACACCTTCTGATCCCATTTCTTTTTGGAAAAAGTTTTATACGTTGGTGCCCAAGAGCTTACACGATTAAACCGAGGGGTGGCGAAAATGGTCAAGATAATGGCTTCCAAGCTTAGGGACGTTGAGCTTATAACCGACACCGGTGTAAGGCTCGGCTGGGTCTACGACCTTAGCTTCGATGAGGAAACCGGCGATATTCTTGTGATAGTTGCCGAGCCAGACGAAGACCTCGACACCAGCGAGTTCGTTACCGACCACGAGGGACTCCTCCTCGTCCCGGTCAGCGCGGTGAAGAGCATCGGAGAGGTCATAATCATAGACTCGACCAAGCTCGCGGTGAAGTCAAAGCTCAGGAGGCCGCCCACAGCCTCTGCCCTGACCGGAAAGGGCGAGTGAGTCAGTAGCCGTCGTAGAGTCTCTCCGCGAGGAACCGCGGGAGACCCGCTTCCAATATCTTTCTCGCGGCTTCTTCCACATCGTATTCCACCCGGTGGAACTCGACGTTGTCCGGGGGTTCTTCTTCAGTGTCCATGATGGCATAGGCCGCTCTCCATTTCCCGTCACGGGGCTGGCCGACACTTCCAGGGTTTATTATCCTTCTCCCTCCAAGGAGCTTCAGCATCGGTACGTGGGTGTGCCCCACCAGCAGGTCGTCCTGCTTTATGTAGCTCAGAACGGCTTTGAACTCGCTATCGGGGAGCCAGGGGAAGAGATACTCATCGAGGGGTGCCCTCGGTGAACCGTGGATGAGCAAATAGCTCCTCCCTCTATCGTCGGTGAAGAGTTGCCTAACAGGGAGCCTTCTCAGAAATTCAAGGTTCTCGATACTCATGACCCGCTGGTGCCACCTCACAGCCTCCCTCGCGTAGGGGTTGAAGCCCCAGTCGAGGCCGAAAGCGACAGCGTTGTCGTGGTTTCCACGAACGCAGAGGAAAGTTCTCTTTTCCATCTGCTCTCGAACGAACTCAACGACCTCGTTTGGTGAAGCGCCGTAACCTACCAAATCTCCCATGCAGAGGATTGCATCCGCTTTCTTAATCTCTTTCCAGACGGCCTGGAGGGCTTCCCAGTTTGAGTGGATGTCTGAGATGAGGGCGATGATCATGGCACTTCCCAAAACCGTTTGAGAAGCTCACGTTAAAACACTTACCGGACGAGAACCAACGAATGAAAAGGGAATTGGAAGAAAGAGAAGGGCTCACTCCTTCTTCTGCTTCTTCTTCCAGTTGCTCCACTTGTAGAGCGCCGCGAGGGACTTGATGGCCCTCTCCGGCTCCGGATAGGCTGGAATGCCCTCCTCGTTGAGCATGTCGATGGCTTCCTTGGCCTCTATTCCACCGACGATGGCAACGACGAGTGGCTTCTTCCTTCCGCTCTCGTTGTACTCGCGGATGACTATCTTCGCGAGGTCACGCGGGTCGAGCACAGCCGTCTGGCAGTAGAGAACGGCTATGCTGTGCATCTCGGGGTGGGCGAGCGCATCGCGAATGGCTCCCTCGTAGCTCTCCGCTCCCGCCATACCGGTGAGGTCGACCGGGTTCTTGTAGCTTCCGAAGGGCGGCATGTGGTTGGCGAAGACCTTAAGCTCCTCCAGGTTGTCGTAGAGGTGGAGTCCCTCTTCCTCGGCAGCGTCGGTGGCCATAACGCCTATTCCACCGCCGTTGGTGAGGATTACGACGTTCTCGCCCTCTGGCTCAGGCAGGTTGCTGAGCGTTCTCGCCCAGTCAAAGGCCTCTCCGATGGTCAGAGCGCGGAGAACGCCGCTCTGCTTGAAGGCGGCGGTGTAGATGCTGTCTGCTCCAGCAAGGCTTCCGGTGTGGCTTGCGGCGGCCTTGGCACCGCGCTCGCTCCTTCCAGCCTTTATGATGATGATCGGCTTCTTCATGCTGACCTTCTTTGCGGTCTCCATGAACTTCCTTCCGTCCTTCACGCCCTCCATGTAGATAAGTATGGCGCCGGTGTTCTCATCCTCCTCGAAGTATTCGAGCAGGTCAGCGTCGTCGATGTCGCTCTTGTTTCCAATGCTGACGACCGCTGAGAGGCCGACCTTCTCAAGTATCGTCCAGCCCATGAGGGCTATTCCGAGGGCACCGCTCTGACTGATGAGGGCGAGCTTGCCCGGCATGACGTCGGTCGGGCCGAAGGTAGCGTTGAGCTTCTCCGGGGTGTAAACGACACCGAAGATGTTCGGACCGAGGATCCTCATGCCGTACTTGTGAGCGGTCTCGACGAGCTGCTGCTCGATCTTCTTGCCCTCCTCACCCAGCTCACCGAAGCCGGAGCTGATGATCGGGAGAACCTTGACACCCTTCTGTCCACACTCCTCGACGACCTGCGGGACGAACTTGGCCGGGACAACTATGACGGCCATGTCAACCTCGTCGGGAACATCGAGGATGCTCTTGTAGACCGGGAACTTCCTTCCGCTGATCTCTATCTCACCGCCCTTGACGTTGACGGCGTATATCTTGCCCTCGTAGCCGTACTCAACGAGGTTCTTCATAATTGCGTACCCTATCTTCCCGGGCGTTCCTGAAGCGCCTATAACTGCGACGCTCTTGGGCTTGAAAAGTGCCTCAATCCTTGAATCAGCCATTCTTATCACCTCTAATGACATTCCAGTTTTACGTCTATAAAATGCAGTTAAAACCTTTCCCTTCTCTTTTTGCCGATGAGAAAATCGACAGATGTTAAAACCCTGAAAATAATAGGTGATGAGTTTTAGCTCACTGAAATCAGTTAGGCTGCCCGTAATAACCTTTATTTCCCGGAAATTCTTCATCAGGAGAACCAGGTGGGAGAAAATCTTTAAAAGCAAACCCACAACAAAAATTAGGGTGATCTAATGGCAATAATACCCAAGCCCGAGAAAGAGCTAACGCCGCTCGAGAGCATAGTCCTTAAGTGGATGAACCTTTCCTTTGACTTCGTTGTGATAGTCTTGGCCCTTCTCACGATGGCGTATGTGATCTACGCGATATACGACCTAATCGGCATCTTGTTTCATGGTTTTGACGTGGAGGAGGCGCTTCACGAGTTCTTGCTCGTCATCATACTTTTGGAGCTGTTTGAGCTGCTCACCCTCTACATAAAGGAGCACCACGTGAGCATGCGCCGTGTGGCCGAGCTCGGCGTTGTTGCTCTGGTGAGGAAGCTCGTAATAACCGTTGACTATAAATCCCTCGGCTGGGAAGTCATGCTCGGAATGGCCGCCCTGATATTCGTTCTTGGCTGGATATACGTCCAGGAAAGGTGGAGGGTTTCAGAAGAGGAGAAGTTCATCGTTGAGCACGGGCTAGACCGATGATGACCCTTCCCCTCCCCGAGCGGTGAGGAGCAATCCGGTAGGCTGAGGCAAAGGCTAAATACCTCCCTTCCCTATCTTTTTCGGTGGTGAGCATGGGAGTTCAGATCGGTGAGCTGGTACCAAGGAAGGAGATAGAGCTCCAGAACCTCTACGGGAAAAAGGTCGCTATCGATGCCTTCAACGCCATGTACCAGTTTCTCTCAACGATAAGGCAACGCGATGGAACTCCTCTAATGGACTCGAAGGGCAGGATAACCTCTCACCTCAGCGGCTTCTTCTACAGGACAATAAACCTGATGGAGGCCGGAATAAAGCCCGCCTACGTCTTCGACGGAAAGCCGCCAGAGTTCAAGAAGAAGGAGATAGAGAAGCGCCGCGAGGCCAGGGAAGAGGCTGAGGAGAAGTGGCATGAGGCCCTTGAAAAAGGTGACTTGGAGGAGGCGAAGAAGTACGCGATGAGGGCAACTCGCGTTAACGAGCAACTCATAAACGATGCCAAGAAGCTCCTCGAGCTAATGGGGATTCCCGTTGTTCAAGCCCCGAGCGAGGGTGAGGCCCAAGCAGCTTACATGGCCGCCAAGAAGAAAGTTTACGCCTCAGCGAGCCAGGACTACGACTCGCTCCTCTTCGGCGCGCCGAAACTCGTGAGAAACCTCACCATAACCGGCAGGAGGAAGCTCCCGGGAAAGAACGTCTACGTTGAAGTGAAGCCCGAACTAATCGTTCTGGAGGAGGTTCTCAAGGAGCTCGGCATAGACAGAGAAAAACTTATAGAGCTGGCGATTCTTGTTGGGACGGACTACAATCCCAGCGGGATAAAGGGCATTGGCCCGAAGAAGGCTTTGACCATAGTCAAAAGAACCAAAGACCCGCTCAAGAAGTACCAGAAGGAGAGCGAGGTCGACCTCTACGCGATAAAGGAGTTCTTCCTGAACCCGCCAGTTACGGACGAGTACGAGCTGAGATGGCGCGAGCCCGACGAGGAGGGAATTCTAAAGTTCCTCTGCGATGAGCACGACTTCAGCGAGGAGAGGGTTAAGAGCGGCCTTGAAAGGCTGAAGAAAGCGGTGGAGAGTGGAAAGCAGAGGACGCTTGAGAGCTGGTTCGGGAAACCTTAAACCCGAAATCCAGAGGCTTCACATTTTTCCAGCGTCGATGCTCATACAGGTATTTTGAGGTTCAGCTTGTCAACGAGCTCCTTATAGCGGTTTCTGACGGTGACTTCGGTGACGCGGGCGACCTCAGCGACCTCTCTCTGGGTCCTCTTCTCATCCTCGATGAGGCTCGCTATGTACAGCGCCGCTGCGACCAGTCCGGCAGGGCTTTTGCCGCTGGTGAGGCCCCTCTCGTAGGCCTCCTCGAGGATGGCTATCGCCCTCCTTCTGACCTTCTCACTGAGGTTGAGCTCGTCAGCGAACTTATTCACGTAGTCCGTCGGCTTGACGAAGAGCTTCTTGGGAGTGAGGTTAAGGTTCCTGGCTATGAAGCGGAAGCTCCTACCAATCTCCTTCTTGTCAACACGGGAAATGTCCGCTATCTCGTCGAGCGTTCTCGGAACCTTCAAAAGCCTGCAGGCGGCGTAAACGCAGGCCGCTATGACGCTCTCTATTGAGCGACCCCTTATGAGGCCTTTCCGCACAGCCTCACGGTAGAGTCTAGCCGCTTCCTCCTCGACGTGTCGCGGAAGACTGAGCTGAGAGGCAATCCTGTCAAGCTCGCTCAGGGCGAAGGCGAGGTTACGCTCTGCCGCGTCACTGACCCTGAGTCTGGACTGCCACTTCCTCAGCCGGTACATCTTCTCGCGCATCAGTCCGGAGAGGTTCCTGTCAATGCCGATGTCGGTTGAGAGACCCTTATCATGGAGGAGAATGCTCTCAGGAGCACCGACGCGCGCCCTCTTCTCCCTCTGGCTCGCGTCGAAGGCGCGCCACTCCGGGCCCATATCAACTACGTTTTCCTCGATAACGTAACCGCAAACCTTACAGATTATCTCGCCCCTACCCGGGTCGTAAATGAACTCGGTCGAACCGCACACCGGGCAAACCCTGCGATTGCTCACTCCAACACCCCCAACCGGCCGGCTATTTTATATAGCCCTTATAAACCTTCGCCTTTTTTAACTACATAGCGAAGTAACCAGGCGATGTCCTCACGCTTGAAGGTTATCCTCTCCAGAACACGAACGTCCCAGTCCTCCTCAACTATGTTAGCATAAATCCAGAGGAAGACGGGATCGTCATCGGTCCCGACGTGGAGGTTGCGGTAGAGCAGATCGGCCGTCCCGTCCTTGTTCTTCTTTACCGAGACGGCCTTCCAGGTGTCGAGACTGACCTCTCCCTTTTCGTCGAGAATCTCCACTATCTCCCTGGCGTCCATGGCTTCACCTTCTCGCTACCACTTAATGTTGAAGTCTCTCCTCGTCCGCTCGTCGATCTGCGCCAGAATCCTCTTGAGCTTGGCGTCGTCGATGGGCTCGCGTATCTGGCCGGCCTGATAGAGCTGGACCAGGACGAGCTGGACCTGTCTCGCGAGTTCGGGCTTAACGAGCTTCACCCTTCCGAGCCTCTCCCTGGCCTCCGGCGTGAGAATCCTCCTCATTATCGCGTCGAGCTGGGCCTCAAGCTCCATCTCCTGCCTCATGGCCTCTTCCTGAGCCTTCTGCTGCTCAAGATACCTCTTCTGGAGCTCCATGAGCTTCTTCTTCCTGATCTCCTCAATGTCCTCCGCCATGGCCCTCACCTCCTATGCTAAGGTTGGGGATTGGGTTAAAAATGTATTGCATCTGCGTTAGCCATTTAAAGGAGGACGGAACTAAAAGGTTGGGAGGTAGTATGGGAGTTCTCCTCAAGGGCATCATAAAGTTAATCATCGTGGTCCTCATAATCTCGGCCATCATCTACGATCATCAGACGGGCGTAATCACCGTGAAGACTTCGGATCTCCTCCAGAAAGCGGGAATAAACACTATCGACCGCGATGCCTATCTCAAGAAATACTCCGAGGCCTTCGACTGCTCAAAGCCCTACTGGAGGAATTGGGGGCCGGGAATAATCAAGTGCGACATCAACGAGAGTGAGATAAATGCGATAATGCCGGTTGCGGAGAAGGTAAAGGGCCGGGACATCCTCGAGACCGCATGGAACCTCCACAAATGGGAAGTCGAGAACACCGACTACGACTACGAGAAATTCATGGCGCTCGAAGGGGGCACCCTCCTTCCCCACGAGTTCCTTCAGAAAAAGAAAGGAGTATGCAGGGACTACGCGGTCTTCAACTATGCGGTTATGAAAGCCTTGGGTTACAGAGATATATACCTGGCCTATATCAGTATGTCAAGCTCTATTTGGGGCCATGCGGTTCTGGTCTTCAAATACAATGGAACCTACTACGCGCTCGACTGGTGGGGACCGCAGAAGATAGACGCACATTACGCCGAGAGATGGGAGGGGAGCCTTTCGATAGTCATCCTCAACGATAAGGGCGAGGTTGTTTCGTACGTTGGGGTTACACCGTGGGAGGTAATCAACAGGCTGCCTCAGCTGACTGTGATGGTGATTGGCATATTGTTGATTGTCCTGGTGTTAAAATACTAAACCGAAAGTTACAAACAAGAAGCAAGAATAGAGGAGCTCAGTACTTCTTGAGCTCGGGGATCTGCTCCTCAAGCTCCTTCTTGAGCTCGGTGGCGATCTTGTCGAGGAAGCTTTGACCCTGCGGGGTTACGACCCTTCCCTCACCCGGAACCTTCTGGACGAAGCCAGCGGCCTCAAGCTGCTGGAGAGCCTTCCTTATGATGCTACCGCTGGCCTTGTAGAAGTGCTCCGGGGCGTGGCCGCGGTTCTTTCTGCCGCCATACCAGGTCCTGAGCCTCTCGATGCCGACCGGCCCATCGACGTAGACCTTCCTGAAGACGCTGGCGACCCTGTAGTACCACCAGTCGTCCTGCTCTGGAAGCCTCTCCTTGTGCCTGCCGGTCTTGACGAACGGGGCCCACTCGGGCGGCTTTATAGCCTCTATCTCCTTGAGCTTCTGGGCAACCCTCTCAACGAGCAAATCACCGGGAACGTCGTAAACAGTCGCCATTCTTCAATCCCTCCCCTTCTTGAATTTCCTCCTGAATTGAGCGATGTCGAGCTTGACTTTCTTAACGGGCTTCTCCTCCCGCTTTTCCTTCGAAAGCTCCTTTCTCTG
The sequence above is drawn from the Thermococcus pacificus genome and encodes:
- a CDS encoding CDC48 family AAA ATPase translates to MIFGKDEERYEKIKLRVAEALKRDVGRGIVRFDRRYQKQLGVEPGDIVELIGERSTAAIVANPHPDDRGLDIVRMDGYIRRNAGVSIGDYVTIAKAEVQEAKKVTLAPAQKGVFIQIPGEMVKGNLLGRPVVKGDLVVASSRNETYYGGSPFDELLRGLFETMPLGFGELKFVVVNTVPKGIVQITYNTEVEVLPQAVEVREEAIPEVTYEDIGGLSDAIQKIREMVELPLKHPELFERLGIEPPKGVLLYGPPGTGKTLLAKAVANEANAHFIAINGPEIMSKFYGESEERLREIFKEAEENAPAIIFIDEIDAIAPKREEVVGEVEKRVVSQLLTLMDGLKGRGKVIVIAATNRPDALDPALRRPGRFDREIEVGVPDKAGRKEILQIHTRGMPLEPDYDKETVLRVLRGLMKRKTFDEGTLKRVIERVEDARSEDEVKEALKSESEVYAEVRTRLIDRMLDEIADKTHGFVGADLAALAREAAMVVLRRLINEGKVSPEQERIPPEVLQELRVRKADFYEALKMVEPSALREVLLEVPNVHWDDVGGLEEVKQELREAVEWPLKYPKAFQRLGIEPPRGILLYGPPGTGKTLLAKAVATESEANFIGIRGPEVLSKWVGESEKRVREIFRKARQAAPTVVFIDEIDAIAPARGMEGDRVTDRLINQLLTEMDGIERNSGVVVIAATNRPDILDPALLRPGRFDRLILVPAPDEKARLEILKVHTRRVPLAEDVNLRELAKRTEGYSGADIEALVREAALIAMRRIMRELPEELVEEESEEFLEKLKVSRKDFEEALKKVRPSITPYMVEYYKNFEENRRRSGEKGAKGPDYYTF
- a CDS encoding PRC-barrel domain-containing protein, whose protein sequence is MVKIMASKLRDVELITDTGVRLGWVYDLSFDEETGDILVIVAEPDEDLDTSEFVTDHEGLLLVPVSAVKSIGEVIIIDSTKLAVKSKLRRPPTASALTGKGE
- a CDS encoding metallophosphoesterase family protein; translated protein: MIIALISDIHSNWEALQAVWKEIKKADAILCMGDLVGYGASPNEVVEFVREQMEKRTFLCVRGNHDNAVAFGLDWGFNPYAREAVRWHQRVMSIENLEFLRRLPVRQLFTDDRGRSYLLIHGSPRAPLDEYLFPWLPDSEFKAVLSYIKQDDLLVGHTHVPMLKLLGGRRIINPGSVGQPRDGKWRAAYAIMDTEEEPPDNVEFHRVEYDVEEAARKILEAGLPRFLAERLYDGY
- the acs gene encoding acetate--CoA ligase alpha subunit, giving the protein MADSRIEALFKPKSVAVIGASGTPGKIGYAIMKNLVEYGYEGKIYAVNVKGGEIEISGRKFPVYKSILDVPDEVDMAVIVVPAKFVPQVVEECGQKGVKVLPIISSGFGELGEEGKKIEQQLVETAHKYGMRILGPNIFGVVYTPEKLNATFGPTDVMPGKLALISQSGALGIALMGWTILEKVGLSAVVSIGNKSDIDDADLLEYFEEDENTGAILIYMEGVKDGRKFMETAKKVSMKKPIIIIKAGRSERGAKAAASHTGSLAGADSIYTAAFKQSGVLRALTIGEAFDWARTLSNLPEPEGENVVILTNGGGIGVMATDAAEEEGLHLYDNLEELKVFANHMPPFGSYKNPVDLTGMAGAESYEGAIRDALAHPEMHSIAVLYCQTAVLDPRDLAKIVIREYNESGRKKPLVVAIVGGIEAKEAIDMLNEEGIPAYPEPERAIKSLAALYKWSNWKKKQKKE
- a CDS encoding phosphate-starvation-inducible PsiE family protein, whose amino-acid sequence is MAIIPKPEKELTPLESIVLKWMNLSFDFVVIVLALLTMAYVIYAIYDLIGILFHGFDVEEALHEFLLVIILLELFELLTLYIKEHHVSMRRVAELGVVALVRKLVITVDYKSLGWEVMLGMAALIFVLGWIYVQERWRVSEEEKFIVEHGLDR
- the fen gene encoding flap endonuclease-1: MGVQIGELVPRKEIELQNLYGKKVAIDAFNAMYQFLSTIRQRDGTPLMDSKGRITSHLSGFFYRTINLMEAGIKPAYVFDGKPPEFKKKEIEKRREAREEAEEKWHEALEKGDLEEAKKYAMRATRVNEQLINDAKKLLELMGIPVVQAPSEGEAQAAYMAAKKKVYASASQDYDSLLFGAPKLVRNLTITGRRKLPGKNVYVEVKPELIVLEEVLKELGIDREKLIELAILVGTDYNPSGIKGIGPKKALTIVKRTKDPLKKYQKESEVDLYAIKEFFLNPPVTDEYELRWREPDEEGILKFLCDEHDFSEERVKSGLERLKKAVESGKQRTLESWFGKP
- a CDS encoding transcription initiation factor IIB produces the protein MSNRRVCPVCGSTEFIYDPGRGEIICKVCGYVIEENVVDMGPEWRAFDASQREKRARVGAPESILLHDKGLSTDIGIDRNLSGLMREKMYRLRKWQSRLRVSDAAERNLAFALSELDRIASQLSLPRHVEEEAARLYREAVRKGLIRGRSIESVIAACVYAACRLLKVPRTLDEIADISRVDKKEIGRSFRFIARNLNLTPKKLFVKPTDYVNKFADELNLSEKVRRRAIAILEEAYERGLTSGKSPAGLVAAALYIASLIEDEKRTQREVAEVARVTEVTVRNRYKELVDKLNLKIPV
- a CDS encoding DNA-binding protein encodes the protein MAEDIEEIRKKKLMELQKRYLEQQKAQEEAMRQEMELEAQLDAIMRRILTPEARERLGRVKLVKPELARQVQLVLVQLYQAGQIREPIDDAKLKRILAQIDERTRRDFNIKW
- a CDS encoding transglutaminase-like domain-containing protein is translated as MGVLLKGIIKLIIVVLIISAIIYDHQTGVITVKTSDLLQKAGINTIDRDAYLKKYSEAFDCSKPYWRNWGPGIIKCDINESEINAIMPVAEKVKGRDILETAWNLHKWEVENTDYDYEKFMALEGGTLLPHEFLQKKKGVCRDYAVFNYAVMKALGYRDIYLAYISMSSSIWGHAVLVFKYNGTYYALDWWGPQKIDAHYAERWEGSLSIVILNDKGEVVSYVGVTPWEVINRLPQLTVMVIGILLIVLVLKY
- a CDS encoding 30S ribosomal protein S19e; the encoded protein is MATVYDVPGDLLVERVAQKLKEIEAIKPPEWAPFVKTGRHKERLPEQDDWWYYRVASVFRKVYVDGPVGIERLRTWYGGRKNRGHAPEHFYKASGSIIRKALQQLEAAGFVQKVPGEGRVVTPQGQSFLDKIATELKKELEEQIPELKKY